CTCGCGTCGCGCTTTCGCCCGTCGTGTAAGCATGTTCAATCCCTCGACGAACGCCGAGAATGCCATCGCCGCATAGATGTAGCCCTTCGGGATGTGCGAGCCGAAGCCCTCCGCGATCAGCGTCATGCCGATCACCAGCAGGAAGCCCAGCGCCAACATCACGACGGTCGGGTTCGCCTCGATGAAGCGCGACAACGGCCCGGCCATGAACAACATCGCCGTCACCGCCGCAATCACGGCGACGAACATGATCGGGATGTGCTCGGTCATGCCAACCGCCGTCACGATACTGTCGATCGAGAACACCAGATCCAGCATGAGTATCTGCAACACCGCGGCACGCGCAGTGATCGTCGCAAGCGCGCCCCCTGCCGATGCACCATCCTGCTCGCCATGCCCGTCATCCGTCGCCACGTGGTGATGCATCTCCTTCGTCGCCTTCCACACGAGGAACAGCCCGCCCGAGATCAGAATCAGATCGCGCCATGAAAAGCCGTGCCCGAACAGTTCGAACAGCGGGGCGGTCAGCTTCGCGATCCACGCCACCGTACCCAGCAGCGCCAGCCGCATGATCAGCGCCAAGGCAATGCCCATGCGCTGCGTGCGCGCGCGCATCGACGATGGCAGCTTGTTGGTAAGGATCGAGATGAAGATCAGGTTGTCGATGCCGAGCACGACTTCCATCACCACCAGCGTAACCAGCGCCGCCCATACCGCCGGGTCGGCCGCCAAAGCAAGAAGATAGTCCATAGGTGCGCCAGAGTTTCCGTAGGTTTCGGGCTCGTTCGCCACCGCGCCGGCAGCGTCCAACCCCAGGTTATCCCGTGCGCTACGTAGTGCGCCAGGTCAGGACTGCATCATCATGCAACTCATACTTCGCAAAAACCAGTTATATACTTCATCACAATTCGGTTTTTTCGAAGTTAACGGCTCATGTTGAACTACCGCCATCTTTACTATTTCTGGGTCGTCGTCAAGGAGGGTGGCTTCGCCCGGGCGGCGGAGCGTCTCGACATGGCCGTGCAGACAATCAGCGCGCAGGTTCGCGAACTGGAGAAGTCGCTGGGACACCAACTGCTCAAACCGGCCGGACGAGGCGTCGCCATGACCGAGTCAGGACAGGCGGCGTTCCGGCGGGCGGAGGAGATTTTCCGCCTCGGGCAATCGATTCCGGACGAAGTGCGCGAAGCAGCAAGCGGGCGGGTCGCACGTCTGGCAGTCGGTCTCGCAGACGGCATCTCGAAGCTGGCCGCCCACGCGATTCTCGCACCCGTGCTCGACACCCCGTCGCTGCGGCTCGTCTGTCATGAAGGCGAGCACGAGCAACTGCTCGCCGAGTTGGCGCTCCACAAGCTCGATCTCGTGCTCGCAAGCCAGCCCGCGCCCTACAACCCGACACTTCGCCTGGCCAGCGAGCGTCTGGTCGAATCGCCGGTGGACTGGTATGGTCCCGCGTCGATCGTGCGCAACACCTCCCGCGAACACTTCCCGTCATGCCTGAACGATCTGCCCGTGCTGCTGCCGACGGGCCATTCGGCACTGCGCGCCCGCCTGGACCTTTGGTTCGAAGCCCAGGGCATCCGGCCGAACGTCGTCGGCGAATTCGAGGACAGCGCACTCATGGCCGTCTTCGCCACGCGCGGCATGGGCGTCTTTCCGTTGAGCGAAACCGGTGCGGGCGACGTATCGGTGTTGCGCGGCCTGCGCTGGCTCGGCCGTCCCGACGGCGTGCACGAGGAAA
The Pandoraea pulmonicola DNA segment above includes these coding regions:
- a CDS encoding TerC family protein; this encodes MDYLLALAADPAVWAALVTLVVMEVVLGIDNLIFISILTNKLPSSMRARTQRMGIALALIMRLALLGTVAWIAKLTAPLFELFGHGFSWRDLILISGGLFLVWKATKEMHHHVATDDGHGEQDGASAGGALATITARAAVLQILMLDLVFSIDSIVTAVGMTEHIPIMFVAVIAAVTAMLFMAGPLSRFIEANPTVVMLALGFLLVIGMTLIAEGFGSHIPKGYIYAAMAFSAFVEGLNMLTRRAKARREAAKARVLH
- a CDS encoding LysR family transcriptional regulator, whose protein sequence is MLNYRHLYYFWVVVKEGGFARAAERLDMAVQTISAQVRELEKSLGHQLLKPAGRGVAMTESGQAAFRRAEEIFRLGQSIPDEVREAASGRVARLAVGLADGISKLAAHAILAPVLDTPSLRLVCHEGEHEQLLAELALHKLDLVLASQPAPYNPTLRLASERLVESPVDWYGPASIVRNTSREHFPSCLNDLPVLLPTGHSALRARLDLWFEAQGIRPNVVGEFEDSALMAVFATRGMGVFPLSETGAGDVSVLRGLRWLGRPDGVHEEIHAIRSRRGEGHPLVLRILAQIGQTSDSDIRTVKAPPAPPSSARKSHVKS